In one Saimiri boliviensis isolate mSaiBol1 chromosome 19, mSaiBol1.pri, whole genome shotgun sequence genomic region, the following are encoded:
- the CCDC190 gene encoding coiled-coil domain-containing protein 190 isoform X1, producing MVRTLDLETLKKMERHMVRGQLYTHFDLERKNAKQAEARLDQRLQRLEYICLYRMKLLTWEQKQLQKELQKLRQAETMKKHFSSYLGNGIQKRPEDVLMFSPQGRQKHRLPQAKKMRASATSMTQDTYKSKSQVPPSRDAGLKDPMRSKEQPLFQNNRTTCFIKEHPQAQEKDSVNPPKDVDSSKGICVLCQDQAVSTNTTEQGPSSSPASDSGMERADETRSKDVALKPDGNTGKQMPLNHVECAGSFQGESPKPTFLELLSKARNAHYLRHRVPPESERLLSIGEIFGHGESSLSSAGEECENRTPSKFLPL from the exons ATGGTGAGAACCCTGGATTTGGAG ACCCTGAAGAAGATGGAGAGGCACATGGTCAGGGGACAACTGTATACGCACTTTGATCTGGAGAGGAAGAATGCCAAGCAGGCTGAAGCCAGACTGGACCAAAGACTGCAGAGACTGGAGTATATCTGCCTCTATCGTATGAAATTGCTGACCTGGGAGCAGAAGCAGCTCCAAAAAGAACTGCAGAAGTTACGGCAAG CAGAAACCATGAAGAAACATTTCTCCTCTTATTTGGGGAATGGAATTCAGAAGAGACCAGAAGATGTTCTCATGTTCTCACCACAGGGAAGGCAGAAGCACAGACTCCCACAGGCCAAGAAAATGAG AGCATCAGCAACCAGTATGACCCAAGACACATACAAAAGCAAGTCCCAGGTGCCTCCTTCACGTGATGCTGGCCTCAAAGACCCCATGAGGAGCAAAGAGCAGCCACTCTTTCAAAATAACAGAACTACCTGCTTCATAAAAGAGCATCCACAAGCCCAAGAGAAAGATTCTGTGAATCCACCTAAGGACGTAGACTCCAGCAAGGGCATCTGTGTTCTGTGCCAAGATCAAGCAGTTTCCACCAACACCACAGAACAAGGTCCTAGTTCCAGCCCAGCTAGTGATAGTGGAATGGAACGTGCTGATGAAACCAGATCAAAAGATGTTGCTCTAAAGCCAGATGGGAACACTGGAAAACAAATGCCCCTAAATCATGTGGAATGTGCAGGAAGCTTCCAAGGCGAGTCCCCAAAGCCAACATTCTTAGAGTTGCTTTCAAAGGCCAGAAATGCCCATTATCTCCGGCACAGGGTCCCTCCTGAGTCTGAGAGGTTGCTTAGCATTGGGGAGATATTTGGGCATGGGGAATCCTCATTGTCCAGTGCAGGAGAGGAGTGTGAAAATAGGACGCCTTCTAAGTTTCTTCCTCTATAA
- the CCDC190 gene encoding coiled-coil domain-containing protein 190 isoform X2, with translation MVRTLDLETLKKMERHMVRGQLYTHFDLERKNAKQAEARLDQRLQRLEYICLYRMKLLTWEQKQLQKELQKLRQETMKKHFSSYLGNGIQKRPEDVLMFSPQGRQKHRLPQAKKMRASATSMTQDTYKSKSQVPPSRDAGLKDPMRSKEQPLFQNNRTTCFIKEHPQAQEKDSVNPPKDVDSSKGICVLCQDQAVSTNTTEQGPSSSPASDSGMERADETRSKDVALKPDGNTGKQMPLNHVECAGSFQGESPKPTFLELLSKARNAHYLRHRVPPESERLLSIGEIFGHGESSLSSAGEECENRTPSKFLPL, from the exons ATGGTGAGAACCCTGGATTTGGAG ACCCTGAAGAAGATGGAGAGGCACATGGTCAGGGGACAACTGTATACGCACTTTGATCTGGAGAGGAAGAATGCCAAGCAGGCTGAAGCCAGACTGGACCAAAGACTGCAGAGACTGGAGTATATCTGCCTCTATCGTATGAAATTGCTGACCTGGGAGCAGAAGCAGCTCCAAAAAGAACTGCAGAAGTTACGGCAAG AAACCATGAAGAAACATTTCTCCTCTTATTTGGGGAATGGAATTCAGAAGAGACCAGAAGATGTTCTCATGTTCTCACCACAGGGAAGGCAGAAGCACAGACTCCCACAGGCCAAGAAAATGAG AGCATCAGCAACCAGTATGACCCAAGACACATACAAAAGCAAGTCCCAGGTGCCTCCTTCACGTGATGCTGGCCTCAAAGACCCCATGAGGAGCAAAGAGCAGCCACTCTTTCAAAATAACAGAACTACCTGCTTCATAAAAGAGCATCCACAAGCCCAAGAGAAAGATTCTGTGAATCCACCTAAGGACGTAGACTCCAGCAAGGGCATCTGTGTTCTGTGCCAAGATCAAGCAGTTTCCACCAACACCACAGAACAAGGTCCTAGTTCCAGCCCAGCTAGTGATAGTGGAATGGAACGTGCTGATGAAACCAGATCAAAAGATGTTGCTCTAAAGCCAGATGGGAACACTGGAAAACAAATGCCCCTAAATCATGTGGAATGTGCAGGAAGCTTCCAAGGCGAGTCCCCAAAGCCAACATTCTTAGAGTTGCTTTCAAAGGCCAGAAATGCCCATTATCTCCGGCACAGGGTCCCTCCTGAGTCTGAGAGGTTGCTTAGCATTGGGGAGATATTTGGGCATGGGGAATCCTCATTGTCCAGTGCAGGAGAGGAGTGTGAAAATAGGACGCCTTCTAAGTTTCTTCCTCTATAA